A window of Candidatus Methylomirabilota bacterium genomic DNA:
CTGGCGCAGATGAGCTACGAGGAGCTGCTGGCCGGGCACTTCATCATCGCTGGCACGCCCGACGAAGTGGCCGAGCGCTTCGCCTACGTGCAGCGCGAGTTGGGCGTCGGCCACCTGCTCCTGGAAGCCCAGGAGTCCCGGATGGACCACCCGACGACCATGCGCTCGATCGAGCTGATGGGCGCCAAGGTCATCCCCGCGCTGGCGACGGTGTAGGCAATCCAAGAGCCGATCTCCGCGCCGCACTGCACGGTTAGACCCGCCCGGAACTACAGCCGTGGCGCGACTCGCTCGGCCGCTTGGGCCGACGTGATGACGGGGATCACCTCGAAGTCCACAAGATCGCTCCATCGAGCGATCCACTGCTCGAGGGGATGACGATCCTCGCTCTCCATGAGCTGATAGCACCTGGTCATGTCCGACGTGACCCAGCTCGAGACGTATTTTAGGGCCTCCGGAGCGAGCCTCCCCTTATCCCGAAACCGCCGGTACACGGGCGCCGGGTCGCCATTCTTGAAGCTCTCGATGACCATGTAGAGCATCGTTGGCCTTTCTCCCTACGCCGCCGGCAGTGTCACGCCGCTCCGCCTCATGCAGTAG
This region includes:
- a CDS encoding DUF3303 family protein; amino-acid sequence: MLYMVIESFKNGDPAPVYRRFRDKGRLAPEALKYVSSWVTSDMTRCYQLMESEDRHPLEQWIARWSDLVDFEVIPVITSAQAAERVAPRL